In Pedobacter heparinus DSM 2366, the following are encoded in one genomic region:
- a CDS encoding DUF5107 domain-containing protein, giving the protein MSELFVNVWEEQVSIPTYPTGKPEKNPMFFEKRIYQGSSGVVYPNPVIEKIYDDKEDKSYTALYLENKYLKIMILPELGGRVHMAYDKIKQRHFIYYNQVIKPALVGLCGPWISGGIEFNWPQHHRPSTFEPVDYAIEENADGSKTVWVNEVEKMFLTKGMAGFTLHPDKAYLEIKGKLYNRTSLPQTFLWWANPAVKVNDDYQSVFPPDVNAVFDHGKRDVSTFPIATGTYYKVDYAPGTDISRYRNIPVPTSYMAIRSDYDFVGGYENDTEAGLLHVASHHISPGKKQWTWGNSDFGKAWDRNLTDEDGPYIELMTGVYTDNQPDFSWLMPYEEKSFVQYFMPYRELGVVKNANKDILLNLTRTGKKARLQIFATSVQRENKVSLSVKGEVVYSVVFDVSPESTFEKEIALPTQLEETDILLVITNASGKILLKYEPAADQKNEIPEPAKAALPPQEVENNEQLFLTGLHLEQYRHATYNPVDYYEEALRRDDKDVRVNNAMGKWYLRRGQLNKSEPYLRKAVETLVSRNPNPYDGEPYYNLGLCLKLQGKYDEAYDHFYKSAWNNAWQDSAYFSLALIDAARGDFEQALQHIEWSIDRNARNNKARALKVMVLRKMDRLDEAAIAAETAIERDLFNLNIYFEQSKIYKGKGQEEKALKALNVLFRLSRQNVHSYITYALDYAAANQYSEAIEMMSFALDQSDTDTYPMVFYYLGWFNVQMGQEQKALSLFKKAALANSDYCFPNRIEDVAVLRSAMSRNENDGKAPYYLGNLWYDKRQYDEAIKMWESSIEREDTFPATWRNLGIAYFNKRNDAGKALECFQKAFTLDQTDARIFMELDQLYKRLNTPASERLNLLEAHPALVALRDDVYLEQIALYNFTGRYEKAYAMIMSRQFHPWEGGEGKVSGQYLYSLTEMAKQHIQDQEYQLAVDKLQMVREYPHNLGEGKLYGIQENDIFYWLGCAYDGLGQKDIAREHYHIAVKGLSEPSAAMFYNDQQPDKIFYQGLAWMRLNAPEKAKMIFENLISYGRAHLNDVVKIDYFAVSLPDLLIFEDNLDIRNKTHCHYLIGLGLLGLKELSNAKKEFELALKNDAMHFGASVHLRAAGYKDEPALI; this is encoded by the coding sequence ATGAGCGAATTATTTGTAAATGTTTGGGAAGAACAGGTCAGTATCCCTACATATCCAACGGGTAAGCCGGAAAAAAATCCAATGTTTTTTGAAAAGCGGATTTATCAGGGCAGCAGTGGTGTTGTTTATCCAAACCCGGTGATCGAAAAAATCTATGATGACAAAGAAGATAAAAGTTATACTGCCCTCTACCTGGAAAATAAATACCTGAAAATCATGATCCTTCCTGAATTAGGTGGAAGGGTACATATGGCCTATGATAAGATAAAGCAGCGTCATTTTATTTATTATAACCAAGTGATCAAACCTGCACTTGTTGGTCTTTGCGGGCCCTGGATATCGGGCGGAATAGAGTTTAACTGGCCTCAACATCATCGTCCGAGTACATTTGAGCCTGTTGATTATGCCATTGAAGAAAATGCGGATGGAAGTAAAACGGTATGGGTTAATGAGGTAGAGAAAATGTTCCTTACCAAGGGGATGGCAGGTTTTACCCTACATCCTGATAAAGCCTACCTCGAAATTAAAGGGAAACTGTATAACCGGACCAGTCTGCCGCAAACATTTTTATGGTGGGCAAACCCTGCGGTAAAGGTAAACGACGATTATCAGTCGGTTTTTCCGCCTGATGTAAACGCTGTTTTTGACCATGGTAAACGTGACGTTTCTACCTTTCCAATAGCAACGGGTACTTATTATAAAGTTGATTACGCCCCCGGAACAGATATCTCCAGATACAGGAATATTCCGGTACCTACTTCTTATATGGCCATCCGTTCCGATTATGATTTTGTGGGTGGTTATGAAAATGATACCGAAGCAGGGCTGTTACATGTGGCCAGCCACCACATCTCGCCGGGTAAAAAACAGTGGACCTGGGGCAATAGTGACTTTGGGAAAGCCTGGGACAGGAACCTTACTGATGAGGACGGGCCCTACATAGAGCTGATGACCGGTGTTTATACCGATAACCAGCCCGATTTCTCCTGGCTGATGCCTTATGAAGAAAAATCTTTTGTACAATATTTTATGCCTTACCGCGAACTTGGGGTGGTAAAGAATGCCAATAAGGATATTTTACTCAATTTAACCCGGACCGGGAAAAAAGCCAGGCTGCAAATTTTTGCAACATCTGTACAGCGTGAAAATAAGGTTAGCTTGTCTGTTAAAGGTGAAGTGGTTTATTCAGTGGTATTTGATGTCAGCCCGGAAAGTACATTTGAAAAAGAAATTGCCCTCCCAACCCAACTGGAGGAAACCGATATTTTGCTGGTGATCACAAATGCCTCAGGAAAAATCCTGCTGAAGTACGAACCGGCTGCCGATCAGAAAAATGAAATTCCTGAGCCTGCAAAAGCAGCGCTGCCACCACAGGAAGTAGAAAATAACGAACAGCTTTTTCTTACAGGACTGCACCTGGAACAATACCGGCATGCCACTTATAATCCTGTTGATTATTATGAAGAGGCCTTACGCCGCGATGATAAGGATGTGCGGGTGAACAATGCGATGGGAAAATGGTATTTGAGAAGGGGACAGTTAAATAAAAGTGAACCTTATCTGCGCAAAGCTGTTGAGACCCTGGTTTCACGTAACCCCAATCCTTATGACGGAGAACCTTACTACAATCTGGGGCTTTGTTTAAAGCTTCAGGGCAAATACGATGAAGCTTACGATCACTTTTATAAATCGGCATGGAACAATGCATGGCAGGATAGTGCCTATTTTTCACTGGCATTGATCGATGCCGCCCGTGGTGATTTTGAACAGGCCCTGCAGCACATTGAATGGTCGATAGACCGTAATGCAAGGAACAATAAGGCCCGGGCCTTAAAAGTGATGGTGCTCAGAAAAATGGACCGGCTGGATGAAGCTGCCATAGCTGCTGAGACTGCTATAGAACGTGATCTTTTTAACCTGAACATCTATTTTGAACAGTCTAAAATATATAAGGGTAAAGGGCAGGAAGAAAAGGCTTTAAAGGCATTAAATGTACTGTTTAGATTGTCCAGACAAAATGTGCACAGCTATATTACCTACGCGCTTGACTACGCTGCGGCAAACCAATACAGTGAAGCCATAGAAATGATGAGTTTTGCATTGGACCAAAGTGATACCGATACCTATCCGATGGTATTTTATTACCTGGGCTGGTTTAATGTACAAATGGGCCAGGAGCAAAAGGCTTTATCACTTTTTAAGAAAGCGGCCCTGGCCAATTCTGATTATTGTTTCCCCAACCGGATAGAAGATGTAGCCGTGTTGCGTTCGGCAATGAGCAGGAATGAAAATGATGGCAAAGCACCTTATTACCTTGGTAATTTATGGTATGATAAACGACAATACGATGAGGCCATTAAGATGTGGGAATCTTCCATAGAGAGAGAGGATACTTTTCCGGCAACCTGGCGCAATTTGGGGATTGCCTATTTTAACAAAAGAAATGATGCCGGTAAAGCCCTGGAATGTTTTCAAAAGGCTTTTACACTTGATCAGACAGATGCCCGTATTTTTATGGAGCTTGATCAGCTGTATAAAAGATTGAATACCCCGGCAAGTGAACGTCTGAATTTACTTGAAGCACATCCTGCTCTGGTAGCATTAAGAGACGACGTTTACCTTGAACAGATTGCTTTATATAATTTTACAGGTAGGTACGAAAAAGCCTATGCAATGATCATGTCCCGGCAGTTTCACCCTTGGGAAGGCGGAGAGGGTAAGGTTTCGGGCCAGTACCTCTACAGCCTGACAGAGATGGCCAAGCAACACATACAGGATCAGGAATATCAGCTGGCTGTTGACAAATTACAGATGGTACGGGAATATCCGCATAACCTGGGCGAAGGTAAGCTTTACGGTATACAGGAAAACGATATTTTTTACTGGCTGGGTTGTGCATACGATGGGTTAGGACAAAAAGATATTGCCCGCGAACACTATCATATTGCCGTAAAGGGCCTGTCAGAACCATCAGCGGCTATGTTTTATAATGATCAGCAACCCGACAAAATTTTTTACCAGGGGTTGGCCTGGATGAGGCTCAATGCACCCGAAAAGGCAAAAATGATCTTTGAAAACCTGATCAGCTATGGAAGGGCACACTTAAATGATGTTGTTAAAATAGATTATTTTGCGGTATCACTGCCTGATCTCCTTATTTTCGAAGATAACCTGGATATACGGAACAAGACGCACTGTCATTACCTGATCGGTTTAGGTTTATTGGGCCTGAAGGAGCTGAGCAATGCCAAAAAGGAATTTGAACTTGCTTTAAAAAATGATGCTATGCACTTTGGTGCAAGCGTACACCTGCGGGCTGCAGGCTATAAAGATGAACCCGCGTTAATTTAA
- a CDS encoding sugar porter family MFS transporter has product MSTSQQPVTFKNSYILCISFISALGGYLFGFDFAVISGALPFLRVEFALNAWWEGFLTGSLALGCIVGCLMAGNLSDRYGRKPGLMLAALIFALSSLGMAFSSGLSIFVMMRFAAGVGVGMASMLSPMYIAEVSPASIRGRNVAINQLTIVIGILITNLVNYTLSDNGPEAWRWMFGLGAVPSLLFLLGVVWLPESPRWLIKEGRLEKAKAVLNKIGSSAYAQNIYNDIELSLRGGEKQSYRAVLAKGVRPAVIVGITLAVFQQLCGINVVFNYTSTIFESVGASLDRQLFETVAIGIVNLVFTLVAMWQVDKLGRRPLMLIGSLGLSVVYIILAFLLQSHAAAGIVSVFVLLAIAMYATSLAPVTWVLISEIFPNKIRGVASSIAIVSLWGAYFILVFTFPILAEKLGTYGPFYLYAGICLLGFLFVKSKVRETKGRTLEELEQDLVRH; this is encoded by the coding sequence ATGAGCACGAGCCAGCAACCGGTGACTTTCAAAAACAGTTATATTCTTTGCATATCATTTATCTCGGCACTTGGCGGATACCTGTTCGGTTTCGACTTTGCCGTTATATCGGGTGCACTTCCTTTTTTACGTGTAGAGTTTGCGCTTAATGCCTGGTGGGAAGGTTTTCTTACCGGTTCACTTGCGTTGGGTTGTATTGTTGGCTGTCTGATGGCAGGCAATTTAAGCGACCGTTATGGCCGTAAACCGGGCCTGATGCTGGCGGCACTCATTTTTGCCCTTTCTTCCCTGGGAATGGCCTTTTCTTCCGGGCTCAGTATTTTTGTAATGATGCGCTTTGCGGCAGGAGTTGGGGTAGGTATGGCCTCAATGTTAAGCCCTATGTATATTGCGGAAGTTTCTCCCGCCAGTATCCGCGGCCGGAATGTGGCCATTAACCAGCTTACCATTGTTATTGGCATATTGATCACTAACCTGGTCAATTATACACTTTCAGACAATGGCCCGGAAGCCTGGCGATGGATGTTTGGCCTGGGGGCAGTGCCTTCTCTCCTTTTTTTACTGGGCGTGGTGTGGCTTCCTGAAAGTCCGAGGTGGTTAATTAAAGAAGGCCGTTTGGAAAAAGCGAAGGCAGTATTGAACAAGATCGGCAGTTCAGCCTATGCACAGAACATCTATAACGACATTGAGCTTTCCCTTAGAGGGGGAGAAAAACAATCTTATAGAGCTGTATTGGCAAAGGGTGTGCGTCCGGCAGTAATTGTGGGCATCACGCTGGCTGTATTCCAGCAATTGTGTGGCATCAATGTCGTATTTAATTATACCTCAACCATATTTGAGTCGGTGGGTGCCAGTCTGGACCGCCAGTTGTTTGAAACGGTTGCCATTGGCATTGTAAATCTTGTTTTTACCCTTGTTGCCATGTGGCAGGTTGACAAGCTGGGCCGCAGGCCATTGATGCTGATCGGTTCCCTGGGCCTGTCTGTAGTATATATTATCCTGGCATTTTTACTTCAAAGCCATGCTGCAGCGGGTATCGTTTCTGTATTTGTATTGTTGGCAATAGCCATGTATGCCACCTCACTTGCACCGGTTACCTGGGTGCTCATTTCAGAGATCTTTCCAAATAAAATCAGGGGTGTAGCCTCTTCAATTGCGATTGTATCCCTTTGGGGGGCCTATTTTATCCTGGTATTTACATTCCCCATCCTTGCAGAAAAACTGGGTACCTATGGCCCTTTTTACCTGTATGCCGGAATTTGCCTGCTTGGCTTCCTGTTTGTGAAATCCAAGGTGCGTGAAACCAAAGGAAGGACACTTGAAGAACTGGAGCAGGATTTGGTCAGACATTAA
- a CDS encoding AraC family transcriptional regulator, translating to MNVRKIKEGFLGQQMIVLPPDTKKVVTKNPLIRGLYLTAIGYYPKAIHHDRERKTGSQQYIFLYCTEGRGYVEILKQRFELVPNTYIIIPKNIAHHYCTSESDPWTIYWIHFTGEHADQLYSRYAKDTAPEVQTIAYDEQRTEQFNLMLSLLENNYSTRNIELTNIKLLQFLSSFIYHEEMYPSHYSVDQVSISIKFMKENLTKCYAIQELAAHSNYSVSHYSDLFKKKTGCSPMQYFNQLKIQKSCQYLYFTDMNIKEICVKIGFDDPYYFSRMFKKLMGSSPANYRNIYKKK from the coding sequence ATGAATGTAAGAAAAATCAAGGAGGGCTTCCTCGGGCAGCAGATGATCGTGCTTCCGCCTGATACCAAGAAAGTGGTTACAAAAAATCCACTTATCCGTGGATTGTACCTTACCGCTATCGGGTATTATCCAAAGGCAATCCATCACGACCGCGAACGGAAGACAGGTAGTCAGCAGTATATATTTTTATATTGTACAGAAGGCAGGGGTTATGTCGAGATTTTGAAACAACGGTTTGAGCTGGTGCCAAATACTTACATTATCATTCCCAAAAATATTGCCCATCATTATTGCACCAGTGAATCCGACCCCTGGACAATTTATTGGATCCATTTTACGGGGGAACATGCAGATCAGCTTTATTCCAGGTACGCAAAAGATACAGCACCAGAAGTACAGACCATAGCTTATGATGAACAAAGGACTGAACAGTTTAACCTGATGCTTTCCCTTCTTGAAAATAATTACAGCACAAGAAACATAGAATTAACGAATATAAAGTTGCTCCAGTTCTTATCTTCTTTTATTTACCACGAAGAAATGTATCCTTCTCATTATTCTGTAGATCAGGTTAGCATTTCTATAAAATTCATGAAAGAAAACCTGACAAAATGTTATGCGATACAGGAACTCGCTGCACATTCCAATTATTCGGTTTCCCATTATTCCGATCTGTTCAAGAAAAAGACAGGCTGTTCTCCTATGCAGTATTTTAACCAGCTGAAGATCCAGAAATCCTGTCAGTACCTGTATTTCACCGATATGAACATCAAAGAGATCTGTGTAAAGATCGGTTTTGACGATCCCTATTATTTTTCCAGGATGTTCAAAAAACTGATGGGCTCTTCTCCGGCCAATTACAGGAATATTTATAAAAAGAAATAG
- a CDS encoding SGNH/GDSL hydrolase family protein, protein MNRPHLFVFLFFLTGFFVQHAAAQQIAAPDTYLSALKAELEKKWPENHTINLVFHGHSVPTGYFATPDVNTLDAYPHALLAKLKQKYPFAVINVITTSIGGENSEQGQKRLKNEVLVHRPDVLFIDYALNDRGIGLERSKIATERMIRAALSKGIKVILLTPSPDISTNILQEDNPLQQHTEQLITLAKKYHIGLSDSFGEFKALAKNGQNLKDYMAQSNHPNKKGHQIIADELFCYFK, encoded by the coding sequence ATGAACAGACCCCATTTATTTGTCTTTTTATTTTTCTTAACTGGTTTTTTCGTTCAGCATGCAGCTGCACAGCAAATCGCAGCTCCTGATACCTACCTTTCGGCACTGAAAGCTGAACTGGAAAAAAAATGGCCTGAAAACCATACCATCAACCTGGTATTTCACGGACATTCCGTACCTACCGGTTATTTTGCAACCCCTGATGTCAACACCCTGGATGCCTATCCGCATGCCTTACTGGCTAAATTAAAACAAAAGTATCCTTTTGCGGTCATCAATGTGATCACGACTTCCATTGGTGGCGAAAACTCCGAACAGGGGCAAAAACGGTTGAAAAATGAGGTGCTTGTTCACAGACCGGATGTATTGTTTATTGATTACGCATTAAACGACAGGGGGATCGGTCTGGAAAGGTCGAAAATTGCCACGGAAAGAATGATCAGGGCGGCTTTGAGTAAGGGTATAAAGGTCATATTGCTTACACCCTCTCCAGATATCAGCACCAATATACTTCAGGAAGATAACCCTTTGCAGCAGCACACAGAGCAGCTCATTACACTGGCAAAAAAATACCATATCGGCCTGTCCGATAGTTTTGGGGAATTTAAAGCACTGGCAAAAAATGGGCAGAACTTAAAAGATTATATGGCTCAAAGTAACCATCCTAATAAAAAAGGACATCAGATCATCGCTGATGAGTTGTTCTGTTATTTCAAATAA
- a CDS encoding glycoside hydrolase family 2, whose protein sequence is MMKFKSLLFFLLITFLFSPILRAQQQGISENVLPIEGIWHFKLDPFETGINSNGVQLLPSLAETITLPGSTDQAGKGYQTQAMTSIRLTRPFEYKGIAWYEKEIFVPLEWKDKEIQLYLERAHWETRVWINDKPIGKRESLSVPHIYSITALVRPGKKNKIRIRVNNEKIYDLEYAHAISAETQTNWNGIIGKMQLQANDKIYLADVQIYPHAEKKTATAKVLISNAAKKQVEGELFFVCSLKKAGAEPMPVHRIKFSGQDSVIALTTEIPLGEQIQLWDEFDPNLYQLNVSLNAGAEGQLSRAAKTLDFGIRTLATRETQFLFNGIPTFIRGTVNSSEFPLTGYPPTRLKEWLRIFKTCKDYGLNAMRFHSWCPPEAAFEAADQLGFYLQVENPDWRFTVGKDAAVNRFLKEEADRILQAYGNHPSFIMFCEGNEMVGPAVKEFLTEQVKHWKETDPRHLYTGSAAYPLIAENQFHVLYGARPHRWKEGLKSRFNVRPLDTEYDYGEYVKKNKEPMITHEIGQWCAFPDFGEISKYTGVLKPYNYELFRELLRDHQLMDQAGDFTRASGKFQVIMKKEEVESYLRTPGFGGYHMLQLNDFPGQGTAPVGVVDIFWDPKPYVTAKEFSRFQSARVPLLRTASFTWTNDQTFKARAQFANFGKLSMENAAVSWSLKYPDGGLYAGGQFNRCNIPVGSPFELGELSVPLDRVTAATKLVLTISVDGTTYSNHWNIWVYPKTLPSPERKGLMVADHWDSKVKQYLEKGGKVLLLADTSKILSDADPAFSGISWNTVWSGMPPNLLGILCNPEHPALKYFPTAEHSDWQWWDIVRNSKPMVLEQMPFSFKPLVQMIPDWNNPRKIALVFEVKIGKGSLLVSAVDLKNNLDKRPVARQLLYSLKAYMNSDKFLPLTEVPAQMIDMIFKK, encoded by the coding sequence ATGATGAAATTTAAATCCCTGTTGTTTTTTTTACTGATAACTTTTTTATTTAGTCCAATACTCCGTGCCCAGCAGCAGGGAATAAGTGAAAATGTGCTTCCTATAGAGGGCATCTGGCATTTTAAGCTGGACCCCTTTGAAACAGGTATCAATAGCAATGGTGTTCAGCTGCTCCCATCACTTGCAGAGACCATTACCTTGCCAGGTTCTACAGACCAGGCAGGCAAAGGGTATCAGACACAGGCAATGACTTCGATCAGGCTGACAAGGCCATTTGAATACAAGGGGATAGCCTGGTATGAGAAAGAGATTTTTGTGCCACTGGAATGGAAGGACAAGGAGATCCAACTCTACTTAGAGCGTGCGCATTGGGAAACCAGGGTATGGATTAACGATAAACCCATCGGAAAAAGGGAAAGCCTTTCGGTGCCCCATATTTATTCCATCACTGCGCTTGTTCGGCCCGGAAAGAAGAATAAGATCCGGATAAGGGTAAACAATGAAAAGATATATGATCTGGAATATGCCCATGCCATTAGTGCGGAAACCCAAACAAACTGGAATGGGATTATCGGGAAAATGCAGTTGCAGGCTAATGATAAGATTTATCTTGCCGATGTACAGATTTATCCCCATGCAGAAAAGAAAACGGCTACAGCCAAAGTACTGATCAGCAATGCGGCAAAGAAACAAGTAGAAGGCGAACTTTTTTTTGTCTGCAGCCTTAAAAAAGCAGGTGCCGAACCTATGCCTGTACACCGTATAAAATTTTCCGGTCAGGATTCGGTCATTGCCCTTACAACGGAAATTCCATTGGGAGAGCAGATCCAATTGTGGGATGAGTTTGATCCTAATTTATACCAGTTGAATGTAAGCTTAAATGCCGGGGCAGAGGGGCAGTTAAGCAGGGCTGCTAAAACGCTTGATTTTGGTATAAGGACATTGGCTACCCGGGAAACACAATTCTTATTCAATGGTATTCCCACCTTTATCAGGGGAACGGTAAACTCTTCGGAGTTTCCATTGACGGGCTATCCGCCTACCAGGCTGAAAGAATGGCTCCGCATTTTTAAGACCTGCAAGGATTATGGATTAAATGCCATGCGCTTTCATAGCTGGTGTCCGCCCGAAGCAGCCTTTGAAGCCGCAGATCAGTTGGGTTTTTACCTGCAGGTAGAAAATCCGGACTGGAGGTTTACTGTAGGGAAAGATGCGGCCGTGAACCGGTTCTTAAAAGAAGAAGCCGACAGGATATTGCAAGCCTATGGCAACCATCCTTCATTTATTATGTTTTGTGAAGGAAATGAAATGGTTGGGCCGGCGGTAAAGGAGTTTCTGACGGAACAGGTTAAACACTGGAAAGAGACCGATCCAAGGCATTTATATACAGGGAGTGCGGCTTATCCCTTGATTGCAGAAAACCAGTTTCATGTATTGTATGGGGCAAGACCACACCGCTGGAAAGAAGGCCTGAAAAGCCGGTTTAATGTACGTCCACTGGATACAGAGTATGATTATGGGGAGTATGTGAAGAAAAATAAGGAACCGATGATTACCCATGAGATCGGCCAATGGTGTGCGTTCCCTGATTTTGGTGAAATTTCTAAGTATACCGGGGTCTTAAAACCCTATAATTATGAATTGTTCAGGGAGCTGTTGAGGGACCATCAGCTGATGGATCAGGCAGGGGATTTTACCAGGGCTTCGGGGAAATTTCAGGTGATCATGAAAAAGGAGGAAGTGGAATCTTATTTACGTACTCCGGGTTTTGGGGGCTATCACATGCTCCAGTTAAATGATTTTCCGGGACAGGGGACTGCCCCTGTGGGTGTGGTTGATATTTTCTGGGATCCGAAACCTTATGTGACTGCCAAAGAATTTAGCAGGTTTCAGTCGGCCCGGGTGCCCTTGCTCAGAACGGCCTCTTTTACCTGGACGAATGACCAGACTTTTAAGGCCAGGGCACAGTTTGCCAACTTTGGGAAGTTAAGTATGGAAAATGCGGCAGTAAGCTGGTCATTAAAATATCCGGATGGGGGCTTATATGCCGGAGGGCAATTTAACCGCTGCAATATTCCTGTAGGTAGTCCTTTTGAACTGGGTGAGCTATCTGTTCCATTGGATCGGGTAACAGCGGCGACGAAACTGGTGCTGACGATTAGCGTGGATGGAACCACATACAGCAACCATTGGAACATATGGGTATATCCTAAAACATTGCCTTCACCTGAAAGGAAAGGGCTGATGGTTGCTGATCATTGGGATAGCAAAGTGAAGCAATACCTTGAAAAAGGGGGAAAGGTGCTTTTGCTGGCCGATACCTCAAAAATACTTTCGGATGCCGATCCGGCATTTTCCGGGATTTCATGGAATACGGTATGGTCTGGCATGCCGCCAAACCTGCTGGGCATTTTGTGTAACCCGGAGCATCCGGCACTGAAATACTTCCCTACAGCAGAACACTCTGACTGGCAGTGGTGGGATATTGTACGCAATTCAAAGCCTATGGTACTTGAACAGATGCCTTTTTCATTTAAGCCACTGGTACAGATGATCCCCGACTGGAACAATCCACGTAAGATAGCCCTGGTGTTTGAAGTTAAAATAGGAAAGGGGAGCCTGCTGGTATCGGCAGTAGATCTGAAAAACAACCTGGACAAACGCCCGGTGGCCCGGCAACTTTTGTATAGCCTGAAGGCATACATGAACAGTGATAAATTTTTACCTTTAACCGAAGTGCCAGCCCAGATGATCGATATGATCTTTAAAAAATAA
- a CDS encoding glycoside hydrolase — MEYMRASLPSFVLIILMSVFNPLVFAQKKIIKNPGPGAPQSIRISLTEEKQTIHSFGASDCWSAKYVGKWSDLQKKNRIADLLFSTDTTSDGKPKGIGLSLWRFNIGSGSYEQGAESNIPDEWRREECFLNENGTYNWEKQNGQQWFLKAAKQRGVAYTLGFSLTPPAFMSGNGKAYNNSNTPNLNIKAGMTNAYAAFMSAVSAHFKFDFLSPVNEPQWFWGRDRISQEGSQATNAEIADLVKVLSVQLPSKSPGTQVVIGEAGQWDFLYGKNTDGRGDQISEFFSPASAHYIADRPNVKRIISGHSYFTTCPDNNLIHVREQVAAKAKQTDPLLEVWQTEFGILGNICNQYNGGPRNTGIDYGLYVAKVIHHDLTIANVTSWQWWLSISPYNYSDALVYINDPSGMINAAGCKNDGEVLESKQLWAMGNYSRFIRPGMKRIGVKTDGIAGPVEGAASLMVSAYKDETAKKIVVVIVNPEQKEKEFQLRAAGTVFKLAGNLLNVYTTDAQNNLKKTTASAEKVKIVPRSVVTLVGTYH; from the coding sequence ATGGAATATATGCGTGCTTCTTTGCCATCCTTTGTGCTCATCATTTTGATGTCCGTATTTAATCCTTTAGTCTTTGCCCAGAAGAAAATAATAAAAAATCCTGGTCCTGGTGCTCCTCAAAGCATCAGGATCAGTTTAACTGAAGAAAAGCAGACCATTCACAGTTTTGGGGCCTCCGATTGCTGGTCGGCAAAATATGTGGGCAAGTGGTCCGATCTGCAGAAAAAGAACCGTATTGCTGATCTTTTATTCAGTACAGATACGACTTCAGATGGCAAGCCGAAAGGTATAGGCCTGTCTTTATGGCGGTTTAACATTGGATCGGGTAGTTACGAACAAGGTGCGGAAAGTAATATTCCTGATGAATGGCGCAGGGAAGAATGCTTTTTAAATGAAAACGGTACTTATAACTGGGAAAAACAGAACGGGCAGCAATGGTTTCTGAAAGCGGCTAAACAACGGGGGGTAGCTTATACTCTGGGTTTCTCGCTTACTCCTCCTGCTTTTATGAGCGGGAATGGGAAGGCCTATAACAACAGCAATACACCGAACCTGAATATAAAGGCCGGTATGACAAATGCTTATGCAGCATTCATGTCTGCGGTTTCTGCTCATTTTAAATTTGACTTTTTAAGCCCCGTAAATGAACCGCAGTGGTTCTGGGGAAGGGACAGGATCAGTCAGGAAGGTTCACAGGCAACGAATGCAGAAATAGCAGACCTGGTAAAGGTGCTTTCTGTTCAACTTCCTTCAAAGAGTCCAGGAACGCAGGTGGTTATTGGGGAAGCCGGGCAATGGGATTTTCTTTATGGAAAGAATACAGATGGCCGGGGTGATCAGATCAGTGAGTTCTTTTCGCCCGCTTCTGCTCATTATATTGCTGATCGTCCAAATGTTAAGCGTATTATTTCCGGACACAGTTATTTTACAACATGTCCGGATAACAACCTGATCCATGTGCGTGAGCAGGTTGCTGCAAAGGCCAAACAAACAGACCCCTTGCTGGAAGTATGGCAAACGGAATTCGGCATACTTGGCAACATCTGCAACCAATACAATGGCGGCCCGCGAAATACCGGGATCGATTATGGGCTGTATGTAGCCAAGGTGATCCATCACGACCTTACCATTGCCAATGTTACTTCCTGGCAATGGTGGCTGTCCATCAGTCCTTATAATTACAGTGATGCCCTCGTGTATATCAATGACCCTTCGGGGATGATCAATGCCGCAGGATGTAAAAATGATGGTGAGGTATTAGAGTCCAAACAACTATGGGCGATGGGAAATTATTCCCGTTTTATCCGTCCGGGAATGAAGCGTATCGGGGTAAAGACAGATGGTATTGCCGGTCCGGTTGAAGGGGCAGCTTCTCTCATGGTTTCTGCTTATAAAGATGAAACCGCAAAAAAAATAGTAGTTGTAATTGTTAATCCGGAGCAAAAGGAAAAAGAATTTCAGCTTAGGGCCGCAGGTACTGTCTTTAAACTGGCAGGGAACCTGCTGAACGTATACACTACTGATGCACAAAATAACCTTAAAAAAACAACTGCTTCGGCAGAGAAAGTAAAGATCGTTCCCCGGTCGGTAGTTACACTTGTTGGCACTTACCATTGA